The genome window CTCGCTCGTATCCCCAGACACGGTCCAACAGGTACTCTCTGGTCAGCACACGGCCCTTGGCCAGGACGAGGGCTTTCAAAAGGTCGAATTCCTTAGGCGTCAGATCAACAGCCCGCTTGCGAACCGCAACAGTATATCGGTCAAGATCGATCTCAAGGCCGCCGGCCTTCACAATCTCTCCACCCTGGACCTCTTCGCTTCTGCGAATCAGGGCCTTGACTCTGGCCACCAGCTCCTTGGGGCCGAACGGCTTGGTGAGATAGTCGTCTCCGCCCAGTTCAAGACCTAGGACCTTGTCAGTTTCTTCCGCCTTGGCGGTCAGCATCAGGATCGGTAGGCGCGCGGTATCGGGTTCTTTGCGGAGCCGACGGCAGACATCCAATCCGCTCAGGTGCGGCAGCATCAGATCCAGGACCAGCAGGCTC of Candidatus Methylomirabilis tolerans contains these proteins:
- a CDS encoding response regulator transcription factor, whose amino-acid sequence is MKVLVVDDEKDITALVAYHLEREGFRVLQAHDGLQALELIKRERPSLLVLDLMLPHLSGLDVCRRLRKEPDTARLPILMLTAKAEETDKVLGLELGGDDYLTKPFGPKELVARVKALIRRSEEVQGGEIVKAGGLEIDLDRYTVAVRKRAVDLTPKEFDLLKALVLAKGRVLTREYLLDRVWGYERASEIESRTVDVHVRRLREKLGPEAARIVTVKSVGYRFNQDS